A window of Candidatus Zixiibacteriota bacterium genomic DNA:
CGCAGCCGTGGTGGCGGAAGAAAACTACTGTCTGGCAAGACCGCGTCTGGCATTTGAGCCGGCGCCGCCGCTGGTGGAGCTTCTGGCGGAAACTATGGGGCATCCCAATTATCAGGGACGTCTGCGCATTTATGTCGCGGAGCCGCTGTCCCGCTGGGAGGCGTATGACTATCAGCCGTATCATTACGGCTTCCTTGATTTCGCCCTCGATATCCCGCTTTCGCTGGCGTACGACGAATCTCGTGCCGATACGATTCGCTGGGACGGCAATGCCGCCGGATTTAACAATCTCTCGGCCAATAATCTGATTGTGATAGCGGCCATTTTCAATGGCGCCGGGTACACCGCATATTCATATTCCGGTTATCCCTTCACCGCCTACAATGTCGATGCCGCGGCAGCCGCCAAAATCGATAGCCAGTGGAGCAACACGGTCAACGCCAACTACTCCCATACTGTTTTTATCGAAGAAGGCACCGGCACCTGGTGTCCATACTGTCCGCCTATGAGAGACGCTCTGAGCCAGATTTACGAATCGCAACAGTATCCTATGTTTTTCGTGGCGATGGTGGAAGACATGAACGCCAAAGCCCAAGCCCGGGTCTTTAATGACTACAATATTGGCGCTTTCCCCTCGGCTTTTTTTGACGGCGGGTACCGCGTCTATGTCAACGGCGACCCCTTTCCTTCTCAGTACATTCAGCGGATTGCCCAGTGCGGCGCTCGCGATGCGCAT
This region includes:
- a CDS encoding dockerin type I domain-containing protein, translated to MTFKLATWLPTAILCLLLSAAAVVAEENYCLARPRLAFEPAPPLVELLAETMGHPNYQGRLRIYVAEPLSRWEAYDYQPYHYGFLDFALDIPLSLAYDESRADTIRWDGNAAGFNNLSANNLIVIAAIFNGAGYTAYSYSGYPFTAYNVDAAAAAKIDSQWSNTVNANYSHTVFIEEGTGTWCPYCPPMRDALSQIYESQQYPMFFVAMVEDMNAKAQARVFNDYNIGAFPSAFFDGGYRVYVNGDPFPSQYIQRIAQCGARDAHRFDLSVSMDWVSAGVIDVGYVLTNREIINTKPTTPETPTGIAQGAINKPYSFKTVGDDPDGDRLEYRFYWQSGDTSGWYGMHNPLDTCTASHSWGATGIQYVAVQSRDEYGMLSNWSSTKQVQIFPYVAGDANGNGTVNILDATSIISYLYKQGPAPNPLEAGNANGVGVINILDATYLISYLYKSGMPPVYL